One Polaribacter sp. KT25b DNA segment encodes these proteins:
- a CDS encoding zinc-dependent peptidase has product MLYLIAITALLIVLIVSLLPKKKAKEISFKKVDIPAHWHQLLEDNILFYKKLTSDEQQLFRTKIFHFLNTKNIEAVHFKLEELDSLLVAASAVIPVFRFPTWNYSNLTTVLIYPDYFDDDLQFNSKISDRTIGGLVGSGRFENQMILSRKALHHGFSNKTDKGNTAIHEFIHLLDKEDGVIDGIPAALLDKQYIIPYLQLVHKEMEAINKDTSDIRNYGGTSEIEFLAVAGEYFFERPKLFKRKHPELYKMLDACFMKS; this is encoded by the coding sequence ATGCTATATTTAATTGCAATTACTGCACTTCTTATTGTTTTGATTGTTAGTTTATTGCCCAAGAAAAAAGCAAAAGAAATTTCATTTAAAAAAGTTGATATTCCAGCACATTGGCATCAATTATTAGAAGACAACATTCTTTTCTATAAAAAATTAACTTCGGATGAGCAGCAACTATTCAGAACAAAGATTTTTCATTTTTTAAACACAAAAAATATTGAAGCAGTTCATTTTAAGCTAGAAGAATTGGATAGTTTGCTAGTTGCTGCAAGTGCTGTAATTCCTGTTTTTAGATTTCCAACTTGGAACTATTCCAACCTAACAACTGTTTTAATTTATCCTGATTATTTTGATGATGATTTACAATTTAACAGTAAAATTAGTGACAGAACAATAGGAGGTTTGGTTGGTTCTGGAAGATTTGAAAACCAAATGATTTTATCTAGAAAAGCATTGCATCATGGTTTTAGCAATAAAACTGATAAAGGAAATACAGCGATTCATGAATTTATTCACCTTTTAGATAAAGAAGATGGTGTTATTGATGGAATTCCTGCTGCTTTGTTAGACAAACAATATATAATTCCGTATTTGCAATTGGTTCATAAAGAAATGGAAGCAATTAATAAGGATACTTCTGATATTAGAAATTATGGAGGGACATCAGAAATTGAATTTTTAGCAGTTGCAGGAGAATATTTTTTTGAAAGACCAAAATTGTTTAAAAGAAAACATCCAGAATTATATAAAATGCTGGATGCTTGTTTTATGAAATCGTAA
- a CDS encoding M1 family metallopeptidase — protein MKFQKFIIFIFILFSFLSSAQNATYKSEREKIHDLVHTKLKVDFNFDNKTMNGEAWITAKPHFYNTNTITLDAKAMLIHQVSMNNAALKYTYDDGLNLIISLAKTYQKDEEFTIYIKYTAQPEKVYQKGSAAITGAKGLYFINADGSDKNKPTQIWTQGETESSSCWFPTIDAPNQKTSEEIYITVPNKYVTLSNGELISQIKKGNNRTDYWKFDQKHAPYLFFMGIGEYEIIKDSYKNIPVNYYVEKEFAPYAKDIFGLTPEMIGFFSDKLGVEYPWNKYSQIVGRDYVSGAMENTTAVMHGEQAYQKPGQLIDENVQENTIAHELFHHWFGDLVTAESWSNLTLNESFANYSEYLWREYKYGKVEAEMHLFEDVDAYLNGLSESKDLVRFNYDDKEDMFDLVSYNKGGAILHMLRTYLGDEAFFLGLKEYLNTYKYQAAEVHQLRLIFEKITGKDLNWFFNQWYFGSGHPNIEISYDYNTLRKTVTVNVVQLQADTFKFPFAIDVFEGGKRTRHSVFVESKDASFSFPYTKQPNLIQVNADGSLVCEIHENKVLSDYIFQLKNADNYAHRREAFLEVAKKQDDKDAFNAVVEALDDKAYKIRVLALKQIDLINKFSKKDVILKIMNISNTDTKTLVQAEAINTLGKLTDPELKSIFEKGLQSKSYSVLGKALVSLYYVDKPAAIAKSKELPDEVRKILATPLTKIFIEENDESELPFVAKSVLSGMFLTGDDATKVLFQKAFKQISETNNSEAIRNLVDDMVEKGKQYKSFNFDKVVINLMRDMVKEQQKVNKSNKEKNIEIIKTAMAKLL, from the coding sequence ATGAAATTTCAGAAGTTTATTATTTTTATTTTTATTTTATTTTCATTTTTAAGTAGTGCTCAAAATGCAACTTACAAATCAGAAAGAGAAAAAATTCATGATTTAGTACATACAAAATTAAAGGTCGATTTTAATTTTGATAATAAAACCATGAATGGTGAAGCCTGGATTACCGCAAAACCGCACTTTTACAACACAAATACAATTACTTTAGATGCAAAAGCAATGCTGATTCATCAAGTTTCTATGAATAATGCTGCTTTAAAATATACCTATGATGATGGTTTGAACTTGATTATCAGCTTAGCTAAAACCTATCAAAAAGACGAGGAATTTACTATTTATATAAAATATACAGCGCAACCAGAAAAGGTGTATCAAAAAGGAAGTGCAGCAATTACAGGTGCAAAAGGCTTATATTTTATAAATGCTGATGGATCTGATAAAAATAAACCTACACAAATCTGGACGCAAGGAGAAACAGAATCTAGCAGTTGTTGGTTTCCAACAATTGATGCTCCAAATCAAAAAACATCCGAAGAAATTTATATTACGGTTCCTAATAAATATGTAACGCTTTCTAATGGCGAATTGATTAGTCAGATTAAAAAAGGAAATAACAGAACAGATTATTGGAAATTTGATCAAAAACACGCTCCGTATTTATTTTTTATGGGAATTGGAGAATATGAAATTATCAAAGATTCATATAAAAATATTCCTGTAAATTATTATGTAGAAAAAGAATTTGCACCTTATGCAAAAGATATTTTCGGATTAACGCCAGAAATGATTGGTTTCTTTTCTGATAAATTAGGTGTAGAATATCCTTGGAATAAATACAGTCAGATTGTTGGTAGAGATTATGTTTCTGGCGCAATGGAAAACACAACTGCTGTAATGCATGGCGAACAAGCATATCAAAAACCTGGGCAATTAATTGATGAAAATGTGCAAGAAAATACCATTGCGCACGAGCTTTTTCATCATTGGTTTGGCGATTTAGTAACCGCAGAAAGTTGGTCTAATTTAACGTTAAATGAATCTTTTGCCAATTATAGCGAGTATTTATGGAGAGAATATAAATACGGAAAAGTTGAAGCAGAAATGCATTTATTTGAAGATGTTGATGCGTATTTAAACGGACTAAGTGAAAGTAAAGACTTGGTGCGTTTTAATTATGACGACAAAGAAGATATGTTCGATTTGGTGAGCTACAATAAAGGTGGCGCTATTTTGCACATGTTGCGTACGTATTTAGGTGATGAAGCTTTTTTCTTAGGATTAAAAGAATATTTAAATACCTATAAATATCAAGCAGCAGAAGTGCATCAGTTGCGATTAATTTTTGAAAAAATAACAGGTAAAGACTTAAATTGGTTTTTTAATCAATGGTATTTTGGTTCTGGACATCCAAATATTGAGATTTCTTACGATTACAATACGTTAAGAAAAACGGTTACAGTTAATGTTGTTCAGTTACAAGCAGATACTTTTAAATTTCCTTTTGCAATTGATGTTTTTGAAGGTGGAAAAAGAACTAGACACAGTGTTTTTGTGGAATCAAAAGATGCGTCATTTTCGTTTCCGTATACAAAACAACCAAATTTAATTCAGGTAAATGCAGATGGATCTTTGGTTTGTGAAATTCATGAAAACAAAGTTTTAAGCGATTATATTTTTCAGCTTAAAAATGCAGATAATTATGCACACAGAAGAGAAGCTTTTTTAGAAGTGGCAAAAAAGCAAGACGATAAAGATGCATTTAACGCAGTAGTTGAAGCTTTGGATGATAAAGCGTATAAAATTAGAGTTTTAGCTTTAAAACAAATTGATTTAATCAATAAGTTTTCTAAAAAAGATGTGATTCTAAAAATTATGAATATTTCCAATACAGATACTAAAACATTAGTACAAGCAGAAGCAATAAATACGTTAGGAAAATTAACAGACCCAGAATTAAAATCAATTTTTGAAAAAGGATTGCAAAGTAAATCATATTCTGTTTTGGGTAAAGCATTGGTTTCTTTGTATTATGTTGATAAACCAGCTGCAATTGCAAAATCGAAAGAATTACCAGATGAAGTTCGTAAAATTTTAGCAACGCCTTTAACAAAAATATTTATTGAAGAAAATGACGAATCAGAATTGCCTTTTGTAGCAAAAAGTGTATTATCTGGAATGTTTTTAACGGGTGATGATGCTACTAAAGTGTTATTTCAAAAAGCATTTAAGCAAATTTCTGAAACTAATAATTCTGAAGCAATTCGTAATTTAGTGGATGATATGGTTGAAAAAGGAAAACAATATAAAAGCTTTAATTTTGATAAAGTTGTTATTAACTTAATGCGAGATATGGTAAAAGAGCAGCAGAAAGTTAATAAATCTAACAAAGAAAAGAATATAGAAATTATTAAAACAGCAATGGCTAAGTTGTTGTAA
- a CDS encoding IPT/TIG domain-containing protein, translated as MKIKNSLFLYLFIFLISCESNETVEIEKIPTATITSYSILDNNNIFIQTKTDLEFSDPQSNFLEEHGVYWYKNTGSKGKINLGSLQENQFIADISQGLLKDSIYKTYPYIKFQNKYFYGDTLTFKSNFTSMVKIDKVFPLNGFINDTITFEGKNFCAEDFSNTILLGTFSQLHIISESDTLIKAVVPSYLRESELSLTLKTCNTTTQIKDKFTINEPIIDSISSGEKFIGDVLTIYGENIHTSISEVWLENIKTELVYNNNSVDSVSIKVPKKLSVGKVALKMKVLDRIIEKPNYFETTTPYIESLLPQSVGFLDTLTIKGNYFIQKNSNLKVYVGNSLQKIVALKKGEIKILIDRYFNDTNPKVKLEFTDFTIEKPVQILPPTIEGFNKEIYHLNETDFTIKTESFLDDDIEIGGRPKTFGVKSEIDILGNVNLSLISWLNINFYSWNYNLTTPGSLEIKITTPFGEDSKLVKIHKPEIISVNKEEFKYNDHIILTGNNFAYRSFTKVFIDDEEVPFQANSAYTLNNSKIEFPLNINTTAGKHKLYVITAGQKSNEIEYSIKKTEVFSLSSNSGTRRDLYEITGKNLQKLDITADDFYVFQISEEDEKVTFMLPYFNKLKPSFKITASSGDQKFDLGTFNGIEPFDFYEQVYEDDVPYYKTHISFSDEENWFFCNNKGVYKFSFIKNKWELFDNNPPPFGTPIFGEKAYISLENGIAKYPIGSKVYLYDTNTKIWSEAALTNISVKNGVIVGDYLYGIQYNTNDFYKVNLLDNSVEKINKPSDLNILYENITYGDDKIFINPFQGSGYYYDIKTNNWVNMGRPRDFYGTYNNVSLKYYNGSLYFSGGYTDGGVEHRLYEYNISTNSWSEKNPMLQKLMNHVTYIKDDTMYFSLGIGQYYYINPYVQVYDIKNDPH; from the coding sequence TATTCTATTTTAGATAATAATAACATTTTTATTCAAACAAAAACGGATTTAGAATTTTCGGATCCACAATCTAATTTTTTAGAAGAACATGGTGTTTATTGGTATAAAAATACCGGATCTAAAGGGAAAATCAATTTAGGATCACTTCAAGAAAATCAATTTATTGCAGATATTTCTCAAGGTTTATTAAAGGATTCTATTTATAAAACGTATCCTTATATTAAGTTTCAAAACAAGTATTTTTATGGAGATACTTTAACTTTTAAAAGCAATTTTACTTCAATGGTAAAAATTGATAAAGTTTTTCCATTAAACGGATTTATAAATGATACTATAACCTTTGAGGGAAAAAACTTTTGTGCTGAAGATTTTAGTAACACAATTTTGCTTGGAACTTTTTCTCAATTACATATTATTTCTGAATCAGATACTTTAATAAAAGCAGTAGTACCAAGTTATTTAAGAGAATCAGAACTTTCATTAACTTTAAAAACGTGTAATACAACTACTCAAATAAAGGATAAATTTACGATTAATGAACCTATTATAGATTCAATAAGTTCTGGTGAGAAATTTATTGGAGATGTTTTAACAATTTATGGTGAAAACATTCATACCTCAATATCAGAAGTTTGGTTAGAAAATATAAAAACAGAACTTGTTTATAATAATAACTCTGTAGATAGTGTGTCTATTAAAGTTCCAAAAAAATTATCTGTTGGTAAAGTAGCTTTAAAAATGAAAGTTTTAGACAGGATAATTGAAAAGCCAAACTATTTTGAAACTACAACTCCTTATATAGAAAGTTTATTGCCACAATCTGTTGGTTTTTTAGATACCTTAACTATAAAAGGGAATTATTTTATTCAGAAAAACTCTAATTTAAAAGTGTATGTTGGTAATAGTCTTCAAAAAATTGTAGCCTTAAAAAAAGGCGAAATAAAGATTTTAATTGATAGATATTTTAACGACACAAATCCGAAAGTAAAATTAGAGTTTACAGACTTTACAATAGAAAAACCCGTTCAAATATTGCCGCCAACAATAGAAGGGTTTAATAAAGAAATTTACCATTTAAATGAAACCGATTTTACAATTAAAACAGAAAGTTTTTTAGACGATGATATTGAAATTGGTGGAAGACCCAAAACATTTGGGGTTAAAAGCGAAATTGATATATTAGGAAACGTAAATTTGTCTTTAATTAGTTGGTTGAATATTAACTTTTATAGTTGGAACTACAACTTAACAACTCCTGGTAGTTTAGAAATTAAAATTACAACGCCATTTGGCGAAGATTCTAAATTGGTTAAAATTCACAAACCAGAAATAATTTCAGTAAACAAAGAAGAATTTAAGTACAATGATCATATCATTTTAACAGGAAATAATTTTGCGTATAGAAGTTTCACAAAAGTGTTTATTGATGACGAAGAAGTTCCTTTTCAAGCAAACTCAGCATATACTTTAAATAATAGTAAAATAGAATTCCCTTTAAATATAAATACTACAGCTGGTAAGCATAAATTATATGTAATTACTGCAGGACAAAAATCTAATGAAATAGAATACAGTATTAAAAAAACAGAAGTTTTTTCTTTAAGTAGTAATTCGGGTACAAGAAGAGATCTTTATGAAATTACAGGAAAAAATCTTCAAAAATTAGATATTACAGCAGACGATTTTTATGTTTTTCAAATAAGTGAAGAAGATGAAAAAGTAACTTTTATGTTGCCTTATTTCAATAAATTAAAACCAAGTTTTAAAATCACAGCTTCAAGTGGAGATCAAAAATTTGACTTAGGCACTTTTAATGGTATTGAACCTTTTGATTTTTATGAACAAGTATATGAAGATGATGTTCCCTATTACAAAACTCACATTTCTTTTTCTGATGAAGAAAATTGGTTTTTCTGCAATAATAAAGGGGTTTATAAATTTTCTTTCATTAAAAATAAATGGGAATTATTTGATAATAACCCTCCACCATTTGGCACACCCATTTTTGGTGAAAAAGCATATATTTCATTAGAAAATGGAATTGCTAAATACCCAATTGGTAGCAAAGTTTATCTTTATGATACGAATACTAAAATTTGGAGTGAAGCTGCGCTTACAAATATCAGTGTAAAAAATGGAGTTATTGTGGGGGATTATTTATACGGAATTCAATACAATACCAACGATTTTTATAAAGTTAATTTGTTAGATAATTCAGTTGAGAAAATAAACAAACCTTCAGATTTAAATATCCTTTATGAAAATATTACTTATGGCGATGATAAAATATTTATAAATCCTTTTCAAGGAAGTGGATATTATTATGATATAAAAACCAACAATTGGGTAAATATGGGAAGACCAAGAGATTTTTATGGAACGTATAATAATGTTTCTTTAAAATATTACAATGGTAGTTTATACTTTAGTGGTGGTTATACCGATGGTGGAGTAGAACATAGATTATATGAATATAATATCAGTACAAATTCGTGGTCAGAAAAAAACCCAATGTTACAAAAGTTAATGAATCACGTAACTTATATAAAAGATGATACCATGTATTTTAGCCTTGGTATCGGTCAATATTATTATATCAATCCGTATGTTCAAGTTTACGATATCAAAAATGATCCGCACTAG